GCTGCTAAAAAAATGGACACCGCCGTGACTCTGATAGACATTCATCTCAATAGTATTGCCGAAGCCCAATATAACGTCCACGTCCAAATGCTGAACTATAGAACGGTGCGCCGAGGCAAAATACAAAATCCTCAATGAAGGAGGGATCAGTTTCGGTAACCGTCTAATTTTGTGAAAAATCGCTTTGGTTGGACTTCCGTCCCAGGAATTACCGATCAAATGAACTTCCCAACCCTCACGTTCGAGGGTTTCCGCCAGCTCTACGGCGTAAGACTCCGCGCCCCCTGAAAACCGGCTGAACTTCTCTATGGCCAAGGCAATCCGTTTCATTTGACGCCGACCATACAGTTTAGAGACTTTGACAACATAACGTATTGGAAGCGGGGGCTTTTAAGAGAAATCATGAGGCTTGGTCGGGCTATCGAGGCTGACCTCCCATACCTTAGCGTGTTTCAGAAAAACGTAAAACGCGCTATTAACTGCAATTATAAGTCCTGCAGCGCCATCCAGGAACCCAAGTTTCCAAATAGCGCATTCCAGGAATTTCCCAAAAGCGTGAAAAAAACCAAAAGCTAGATACCAACGAGGAAAAGCTGTTCTTTTTTGAGAGGCGAAGGTTGAAGAAAAAGAATTCACAGTCCGGATTTGATCAAACACATTTCGATACACAAAATGATAGATCGGATTTGCCAATTGGACCACACTGCCATCAACCTCAAGTTTCTCATGCAGACTGTCACCGACCCATCGAGACGTTCCGCTACGGACTAGGCGAACTTTCCGATCGGGAAACCAGCCACCGTGACGAATCCAGCGATTCAAATACCAGCTCACCCTGGGGAATGAAAATCCGTTGATTTGAGGATTGGAAGTTGTAATAGCCTGAAGTATCTCA
This Desulfomonilaceae bacterium DNA region includes the following protein-coding sequences:
- a CDS encoding glycosyltransferase family 2 protein, whose protein sequence is MDAPLNVQPLFPKPRLSVVIIAKDEEDRIRRLLDSVSFADEIVVVDSGSADSTLEICQSVGAKVFHQDWLGYTGQKQVAMELAEGDWILSLDADEVISDSSRVEILQAITTSNPQINGFSFPRVSWYLNRWIRHGGWFPDRKVRLVRSGTSRWVGDSLHEKLEVDGSVVQLANPIYHFVYRNVFDQIRTVNSFSSTFASQKRTAFPRWYLAFGFFHAFGKFLECAIWKLGFLDGAAGLIIAVNSAFYVFLKHAKVWEVSLDSPTKPHDFS